From Arachis stenosperma cultivar V10309 chromosome 2, arast.V10309.gnm1.PFL2, whole genome shotgun sequence, one genomic window encodes:
- the LOC130961597 gene encoding uncharacterized protein LOC130961597 isoform X2, translated as MKALISSSCSKAIVGSLGSHIYHRRGGGGVVAAHVPGRVEFCFSLRSRNDKRGCSFWFLKKKGVTPIHSVPPKTEVELEPSEPDLETVEPQAQKSEQTNESKFVHVTFQLQKDCFFGEQFLIVGEDPMLGSWDPLEGLPMAWSDGHVWTANLDIPAGKSIQYKFILKRKAGKIVWQPGMNRIINISENMNRIIVSEDWEKAELQEIIEEDQIAQSNEELQVVSETSTLAENSDIPKEELVSGLSEASDLEASQSQTDDAENPITEEPEVQKEPEVQKEPEVQKPSSDSISYSTEMPLAIVAENIGSFEDSSNNTSYKNNLSNIQLNEQSADGSRNGHISIMHNLVDNGNAEPLMNQEATVKETKLFELEPAPVLVPGLELPFEEEGPDVDVQERITMETSSETFESKDDEVQERTTMKTSSEAFEPMNQNKPE; from the exons ATGAAAGCCCTCATAAGCAGTTCTTGTTCCAAGGCCATAGTTGGGAGCCTTGGATCACATATTTATCATAGGagaggtggtggtggtgttgtTGCTGCTCATGTTCCTGGGAGAGTTGAGTTCTGCTTCTCACTGAGATCAAGAAATGACAAAAGGGGCTGCAGCTTTTGGTTCCTTAAGAAAAAGGGTGTAACCCCAATTCATTCAGTGCCACCAAAAACTGag GTGGAATTGGAACCATCAGAGCCAGATTTGGAAACTGTAGAGCCTCAAGCTCAAAAAAGTGAACAAACAA ATGAATCAAAGTTTGTACATGTAACATTTCAGTTGCAAAAGGATTGCTTCTTTGGCGAACAGTTTCTAATAGTTGGAGAAGATCCTATGCTTGGTTCTTGGGACCCTTTAGAGGGATTACCAATGGCCTGGTCTGATGGGCATGTATGGACTGCGAATCTG GATATTCCTGCTGGAAAGTCAATTCAGTACAAGTTTATACTGAAAAGAAAAGCAGGGAAGATTGTGTGGCAACCGGGCATGAATCGAATCATCAACATTTCAGAAAATATGAATAGAATAATTGTTAGTGAGGATTGGGAGAAGGCTGAACTTCAGGAAATAATAGAGGAAGATCAAATTGCTCAATCAAATGAGGAACTTCAAGTTGTCTCAGAGACATCTACTTTAGCTGAAAATTCAGATATTCCTAAAGAGGAACTTGTTTCCGGCTTGTCCGAAGCATCAGACCTTGAAGCTAGCCAAAGCCAAACTGATGATGCAGAGAATCCAATTACTGAAGAACCTGAGGTGCAGAAAGAACCTGAGGTGCAGAAAGAACCCGAGGTGCAGAAACCCAGCAGTGATAGTATTTCTTACTCAACGGAGATGCCATTGGCTATTGTTGCAGAAAACATAGGTTCTTTTGAGGATTCCAGCAACAATACAAGCTATAAGAACAATTTAAGCAATATTCAACTGAATGAACAATCTGCAGATGGTTCCAGAAATGGACATATAAGTATAATGCATAATCTGGTGGACAATGGAAATGCTGAACCACTAATGAATCAGGAGGCAACAGTTAAGGAGACTAAATTATTCGAGTTAGAACCAGCTCCTGTTCTTGTACCTGGTTTAGAGTTGCCTTTTGAAGAAGAAGGTCCTGATGTTGACGTTCAAGAAAGGATTACAATGGAAACTTCAAGTGAAACTTTTGAATCTAAGGATGATGAAGTTCAAGAAAGGACTACCATGAAAACTTCAAGTGAAGCTTTTGAGCCTATGAATCAGAATAAACCAGAG TAA
- the LOC130961597 gene encoding uncharacterized protein LOC130961597 isoform X1 — MKALISSSCSKAIVGSLGSHIYHRRGGGGVVAAHVPGRVEFCFSLRSRNDKRGCSFWFLKKKGVTPIHSVPPKTEVELEPSEPDLETVEPQAQKSEQTNESKFVHVTFQLQKDCFFGEQFLIVGEDPMLGSWDPLEGLPMAWSDGHVWTANLDIPAGKSIQYKFILKRKAGKIVWQPGMNRIINISENMNRIIVSEDWEKAELQEIIEEDQIAQSNEELQVVSETSTLAENSDIPKEELVSGLSEASDLEASQSQTDDAENPITEEPEVQKEPEVQKEPEVQKPSSDSISYSTEMPLAIVAENIGSFEDSSNNTSYKNNLSNIQLNEQSADGSRNGHISIMHNLVDNGNAEPLMNQEATVKETKLFELEPAPVLVPGLELPFEEEGPDVDVQERITMETSSETFESKDDEVQERTTMKTSSEAFEPMNQNKPEFSKEQESNNGAPQEIIATIKDEPHHHYNEHEQHFHLAPSMEERSNPQTHDDDDDDDEEPVEVEGRTSLELIMSCVIVMIHLPRFLLSWERWIGAQEVC, encoded by the exons ATGAAAGCCCTCATAAGCAGTTCTTGTTCCAAGGCCATAGTTGGGAGCCTTGGATCACATATTTATCATAGGagaggtggtggtggtgttgtTGCTGCTCATGTTCCTGGGAGAGTTGAGTTCTGCTTCTCACTGAGATCAAGAAATGACAAAAGGGGCTGCAGCTTTTGGTTCCTTAAGAAAAAGGGTGTAACCCCAATTCATTCAGTGCCACCAAAAACTGag GTGGAATTGGAACCATCAGAGCCAGATTTGGAAACTGTAGAGCCTCAAGCTCAAAAAAGTGAACAAACAA ATGAATCAAAGTTTGTACATGTAACATTTCAGTTGCAAAAGGATTGCTTCTTTGGCGAACAGTTTCTAATAGTTGGAGAAGATCCTATGCTTGGTTCTTGGGACCCTTTAGAGGGATTACCAATGGCCTGGTCTGATGGGCATGTATGGACTGCGAATCTG GATATTCCTGCTGGAAAGTCAATTCAGTACAAGTTTATACTGAAAAGAAAAGCAGGGAAGATTGTGTGGCAACCGGGCATGAATCGAATCATCAACATTTCAGAAAATATGAATAGAATAATTGTTAGTGAGGATTGGGAGAAGGCTGAACTTCAGGAAATAATAGAGGAAGATCAAATTGCTCAATCAAATGAGGAACTTCAAGTTGTCTCAGAGACATCTACTTTAGCTGAAAATTCAGATATTCCTAAAGAGGAACTTGTTTCCGGCTTGTCCGAAGCATCAGACCTTGAAGCTAGCCAAAGCCAAACTGATGATGCAGAGAATCCAATTACTGAAGAACCTGAGGTGCAGAAAGAACCTGAGGTGCAGAAAGAACCCGAGGTGCAGAAACCCAGCAGTGATAGTATTTCTTACTCAACGGAGATGCCATTGGCTATTGTTGCAGAAAACATAGGTTCTTTTGAGGATTCCAGCAACAATACAAGCTATAAGAACAATTTAAGCAATATTCAACTGAATGAACAATCTGCAGATGGTTCCAGAAATGGACATATAAGTATAATGCATAATCTGGTGGACAATGGAAATGCTGAACCACTAATGAATCAGGAGGCAACAGTTAAGGAGACTAAATTATTCGAGTTAGAACCAGCTCCTGTTCTTGTACCTGGTTTAGAGTTGCCTTTTGAAGAAGAAGGTCCTGATGTTGACGTTCAAGAAAGGATTACAATGGAAACTTCAAGTGAAACTTTTGAATCTAAGGATGATGAAGTTCAAGAAAGGACTACCATGAAAACTTCAAGTGAAGCTTTTGAGCCTATGAATCAGAATAAACCAGAG TTCAGTAAGGAGCAAGAATCCAACAACGGTGCACCCCAAGAGATAATTGCAACAATCAAGGATGAGCCACATCACCATTACAATGAACATGAGCAGCATTTTCATCTAGCACCGTCGATGGAGGAAAGATCGAATCCCCAGAcacatgatgatgatgatgatgatgatg AAGAAccagtagaagtagaaggaagAACTTCCCTGGAACTCATCatgagttgtgtgattgttATGATCCATTTGCCTAGATTTTTGTTGTCCTGGGAAAGATGGATAGGAGCTCAAGAAGTTTGTTGA
- the LOC130963302 gene encoding uncharacterized protein LOC130963302, whose protein sequence is MHCAISFEKFRKVSRCKTAKEIWDKLRLTHEGTKQVRETRIDMLMKEYEIFSMKEDESIDQIFERFSIIINNLDAMGRSYSEETLVRKILRSLTKKWKVKSTAISERNDLIKITYDELRSKLLAYETTHMSQDKDDKKKSIALKSRMTAQGEESDDSFLDEEMVLFARKMRRLLRYKNKGKGSSSSKDVKKDQVKFTCHHCKEPGHFKSDCPQLKKGEKFKKDKKKVMMATWEDLENDTSSESSDQEAQLCLMADHNDEDEVDLSNLSIDELHYIIKDISVNSKKLLDKYAKCKKENEALRTENDLLLKKIKANETNNEKLLKEENIALRTELEKFKLKHEVTASTDLISENKKLNEQIKSLNEDLAKFVQGSQNLNKLLACQKFGFEKSGIGFIEENKSVFKPNFQKSEPSSSKFFKPKGFSKPQKSVLQMQ, encoded by the coding sequence ATGCACTGTGCAATCAGCTTTGAAAAGTTCAGAAAAGTGTCAAGGTGTAAAACAGCGAAAGAAATCTGGGATAAGCTCAGACTCACTCATGAAGGCACTAAGCAAGTGAGGGAGACCAGAATTGACATGCTGATGAAGGAGTATGAAATATTCAGTATGAAGGAAGATGAGAGCATCGATCAAATTTTCGAAAGGTTCTCGATAATCATCAACAATCTGGACGCCATGGGAAGAAGCTACTCTGAAGAAACCTTGGTAAGAAAGATTTTGAGAAGTCTTACTAAGAAATGGAAAGTGAAAAGCACAGCCATCTCTGAAAGGAATGATTTAATCAAAATCacctatgatgagctgagaAGCAAGCTGCTGGCTTATGAAACCACTCACATGTCTCAAGACAAagatgacaaaaaaaaaagtatagcaCTAAAATCAAGAATGACAGCCCAAGGAGAAGAATCTGATGACAGTTTCTTAGATGAAGAAATGGTGCTCTTTGCAAGAAAAATGAGAAGACTACTAAGATACAAAAATAAAGGCAAAGGAAGCTCTTCATCCAAAGATGTCAAGAAAGATCAAGTCAAGTTCACATGCCATCACTGCAAGGAGCCTGGTCACTTCAAGTCAGATTGCCCTCAACTTAAGAAAGGCGAAAAATTCAAGAAAGACAAAAAGAAGGTGATGATGGCAACATGGGAGGACTTGGAGAACGACACTAGCTCAGAAAGCTCAGATCAAGAAGCTCAATTATGTCTGATGGCAGATCATAATGATGAAGATGAGGTAGATCTCTCTAACTTATCTATTGATGAACTGCACTACATTATTAAAGACATTTCTGTGAACTCTAAGAAACTCTTGGATAAGTATGCTAAATGTAAGAAAGAAAATGAGGCTTTGAGGACAGAAAATGATCTTCTTCTGAAAAAGATTAAGGCAAATGAAACTAATAATGAAAAGCttttaaaagaagaaaacattGCCTTGCGAACTGAATTAGAAAAATTCAAACTCAAGCATGAAGTTACTGCCTCCACTGATTTGATTTCTGAAAACAAAAAACTGAATGAACAAATAAAAAGTTTGAATGAAGACTTAGCAAAGTTTGTTCAAGGTTCTCAAAATCTGAACAAATTACTTGCTTGTCAAAAGTTTGGGTTTGAAAAATCTGGAATTGGTTTCATTGAGGAAAATAAATCTGTTTTCAAACCAAACTTTCAAAAATCTGAACCTTCCTCTTCCAAATTTTTCAAACCAAAAGGATTTAGCAAACCCCAGAAATCAGTGCTACAAATGCAATAG